The following are encoded together in the Heterodontus francisci isolate sHetFra1 chromosome 41, sHetFra1.hap1, whole genome shotgun sequence genome:
- the LOC137353250 gene encoding zinc finger protein 566-like: protein MEMDTETCEVYPPGGRGLSAQIQRPSAPQKQSRYQCSVCGKGFNYPSHLEVHFRVHTGERPFECSVCKKRFFQIADLTRHQRIHTGEKPFHCSACAKQFYRSVELTRHQQIHSGEKPFECHVCKKRFYTSDNMMQHLRVHTGEKPFECPVCKMRFCRSSNLIEHRRTHTTEKPFECALCKKLFRSSGGLAKHQYLHSGLKPFQCEDLKGAQFNRPTRVWDYMLGMWAFLPRLAFIGHP, encoded by the exons ATGGAGATGGACACGGAGACATGTGAGGTTTACCCACCAGGAGGGCGTGGATTGTCTGCACAAATTCAGAGGCCTTCAGCTCCCCAGAAGCAGAGCCGGTATCAGTGTTCAGTGTGCGGAAAGGGCTTTAATTACCCATCACATTTGGAGGTCCATTTccgtgttcacactggggagaggccgttcgaaTGCTCCGTGTGTAAAAAGAGATTTTTCCAAATTGCTGACCTAACGCGCCATCAGCGCATTCACACGGGAGAGAAGCCATTTCATTGCAGTGCGTGTGCGAAGCAATTTTATAGATCCGTTGAGCTAACAAGGCATCAGCAAATCCACAGTGGAGAGAAACCGTTTGAGTGCCATGTGTGTAAAAAGCGATTTTACACATCTGATAACATGATGCAACATCtgagagttcacactggagagaaacCCTTTGAATGTCCTGTGTGTAAAATGCGGTTTTGCAGATCCAGCAATTTGATTGAGCATCGGCGAACTCACACCACTGAGAAACCCTTTGAATGTGCTTTGTGCAAGAAGTTGTTTCGAAGTTCTGGTGGATTGGCAAAGCATCAGTACTTACACAGTGGCTTGAAACCATTTCAGTGTGAG GATCTTAAAGGTGCTCAGTTCAACCGTCCTACGAGAGTCTGGGATTATATGCTTGGAATGTGGGCATTTCtgccaaggctggcatttattggccatccctag